From the genome of Pedobacter sp. MC2016-14, one region includes:
- a CDS encoding SCO family protein → MKNFSYVAAAFLLLASCNDEPKRLPFLQQEITENQVDGKTVADTTYRTIPSFKFLNQDSATVTEDAFKGKIYVADFFFTSCPTICPTMHRNLLKVYKKYENNPEVKLASHTIDVKYDTPSRLKAYADKLGIKGTQWEFLWGKKEDTYAIAERNYLVAVKEDKTGPGGFIHQGYLILVDKEKRIRGAYDGTLDTDVQKLMADMDTLLEEYKK, encoded by the coding sequence ATGAAGAACTTTAGTTATGTAGCGGCAGCTTTTCTTTTATTGGCAAGTTGTAACGATGAACCCAAACGTTTGCCCTTCCTGCAGCAAGAAATTACCGAAAACCAGGTAGATGGTAAAACTGTGGCGGATACTACTTACAGGACAATTCCTTCGTTTAAATTTTTAAACCAGGATAGCGCTACGGTAACAGAAGATGCTTTTAAGGGTAAAATTTATGTGGCGGATTTCTTTTTTACTTCCTGCCCTACAATTTGCCCTACGATGCACCGAAATTTGTTGAAGGTGTATAAAAAATACGAAAATAATCCTGAGGTTAAATTGGCTTCGCATACCATAGATGTAAAATATGATACGCCATCCCGTTTAAAGGCATATGCAGATAAATTGGGGATTAAAGGAACACAATGGGAGTTTCTTTGGGGTAAAAAGGAAGATACGTATGCAATTGCTGAGCGCAATTACCTTGTTGCTGTAAAAGAAGACAAAACTGGTCCGGGTGGTTTTATACACCAGGGATATTTAATTTTAGTGGATAAAGAAAAACGCATTAGAGGTGCCTATGATGGTACGCTGGATACAGATGTACAAAAACTGATGGCGGATATGGATACCCTGCTGGAGGAATACAAAAAGTAA
- a CDS encoding beta-ketoacyl-ACP synthase III, whose amino-acid sequence MRTRYNAVITALGGYVPDTILTNHDLEELVDTNSEWIVSRTGIKERRIVKDPNIATSDMATLALLRLMEDGNVQPDEIDCVIVSTSTPDYVMVSTGSMVCEKAGLKNAWGIDTNAACSGFLYALTLGASMIESGRSKKVVVIGADKNSSIVNYTDRNTCILFGDGAGAVLLEKTEEEFGLMDSFFRTDGSGKENLIVTAGGSKNPASQETLDQKLHYVRQDGRVVFKAAIQGMTDTCNEILKANHLQSSQIDHLVPHQANLRIIQAVGDNLGLSAEQVKINIDRYGNTTAATIPLCLWDYQKDFKAGDNMILTAFGAGFSWGATYLKWGKLRHKTSENED is encoded by the coding sequence ATGAGAACAAGATATAATGCTGTGATAACAGCTTTGGGAGGGTACGTTCCTGATACCATTTTAACTAACCATGATTTGGAAGAACTGGTGGACACTAATAGTGAATGGATTGTTTCGAGAACAGGAATAAAGGAAAGAAGAATTGTTAAAGATCCAAACATTGCTACTTCTGATATGGCGACGCTGGCATTACTGCGTTTAATGGAAGATGGAAATGTGCAACCTGATGAAATTGACTGTGTTATTGTTTCTACTTCAACTCCTGATTATGTGATGGTATCTACCGGTAGTATGGTTTGCGAGAAAGCAGGTTTAAAAAATGCCTGGGGTATTGATACTAACGCAGCCTGTAGTGGATTTCTATATGCACTTACTTTAGGTGCAAGTATGATTGAAAGCGGCAGGAGTAAAAAGGTGGTGGTAATTGGTGCTGATAAAAATAGCTCGATCGTAAACTATACCGATCGTAACACTTGCATCTTGTTCGGCGATGGCGCAGGAGCGGTATTACTGGAAAAAACAGAGGAAGAGTTTGGGCTGATGGATAGTTTTTTCAGAACTGACGGAAGTGGCAAAGAAAATTTAATTGTTACTGCTGGCGGATCTAAAAATCCAGCTTCGCAGGAGACACTGGACCAAAAGCTTCATTATGTACGTCAGGATGGACGTGTAGTGTTTAAGGCTGCAATTCAGGGTATGACGGATACCTGTAATGAGATCTTAAAAGCCAACCATTTGCAGAGCAGTCAAATTGACCATTTGGTTCCACATCAGGCTAATTTGAGGATCATTCAGGCTGTGGGTGATAATTTGGGATTGTCAGCAGAACAGGTAAAGATAAATATTGACCGGTATGGAAATACCACGGCGGCTACTATACCGTTATGTTTATGGGATTACCAGAAAGATTTTAAGGCAGGTGATAATATGATTTTAACTGCCTTTGGAGCTGGTTTTTCCTGGGGTGCTACTTATTTGAAATGGGGTAAATTGCGTCATAAAACATCTGAAAATGAAGACTAA
- a CDS encoding cytochrome c → MNGNWHLKISSRSLLILTGFMLSISIMLYSCQNAAQLQQDIYYTNGRDLYIKHCQNCHGSKAEGFGALTPPLTDSTYLKANKSKLACLIKNGISGPIRIHNKDYNDKMPGFPGLANIDIAQLIVFVTNAHGNHQGMYTTDQVTTDLNNCE, encoded by the coding sequence ATGAACGGTAATTGGCATTTAAAAATAAGTTCCCGCAGTTTACTCATCCTTACCGGTTTCATGCTTTCCATTTCCATCATGCTCTATTCCTGCCAAAATGCAGCGCAACTACAGCAAGATATATATTATACCAACGGACGTGATTTGTATATTAAACATTGCCAAAACTGTCATGGCAGCAAAGCTGAAGGATTTGGTGCATTGACTCCCCCACTTACAGATTCTACCTATTTAAAAGCAAATAAAAGCAAACTGGCTTGTCTTATAAAGAATGGCATAAGTGGCCCAATCCGCATCCATAACAAAGATTACAATGACAAAATGCCCGGATTTCCTGGCCTTGCCAATATCGATATTGCACAACTCATTGTATTTGTTACCAATGCGCACGGTAACCATCAGGGTATGTACACTACAGATCAGGTGACTACCGATCTAAATAACTGCGAATAA